In one Arachis duranensis cultivar V14167 chromosome 9, aradu.V14167.gnm2.J7QH, whole genome shotgun sequence genomic region, the following are encoded:
- the LOC110275744 gene encoding secreted RxLR effector protein 161-like, producing the protein MGELNFFLGLQIKQTTEGIFIHQEKYAKELVKKFGPDYAKPMGIPMHPNIKLDKDEHGRDVDETRYREMIGSLMYLTSSRPDIIQSIGVFSRFQTKPKESHLLAVKRIIRYILGTIDYGLWFPKTDSFQLVDFCDVDFAGDRIDRRSTSGMCCFLGKSLIVWSSKKQVAVVLSTAKAEYIAASSCCSQLLWLKT; encoded by the coding sequence ATGGGAGAGCTCAATTTCTTTCTAGGCTTGCAAATCAAGCAAACTACAGAAGGCATATTCATCcatcaagaaaaatatgcaaaggAACTTGTCAAGAAGTTTGGGCCGGACTATGCTAAGCCAATGGGAATCCCCATGCATCCTAATATCAAGCTTGATAAGGATGAACATGGTAGAGATGTTGATGAGACACGCTATAGAGAGATGATTGGATCTTTGATGTATCTAACCTCCTCAAGGCCTGATATCATCCAAAGTATTGGAGTTTTCTCAAGGTTTCAAACAAAGCCTAAGGAGTCCCATCTCTTAGCTGTCAAGAGGATCATCCGATATATACTTGGTACCATTGATTATGGGTTATGGTTTCCTAAGACTGATTCATTTCAATTAGTAGATTTCTGCGATGTAGATTTTGCTGGGGATAGAATTGATAGAAGAAGCACAAGTGGCATGTGCTGCTTTCTTGGGAAATCTCTCATTGTTTGGTCTAGCAAGAAGCAAGTTGCAGTGGTACTTTCAACAGCCAAAGCTGAGTATATTGCAGCCTCCTCTTGTTGTTCTCAATTATTATGGCTGAAAACTTAA